One segment of Cohaesibacter intestini DNA contains the following:
- a CDS encoding methyl-accepting chemotaxis protein has translation MVFTLNQNAATNLSDQKAAELKSLVDVAVHIAQSKYDAFKAGEISELEAKEATKSAVKAMRYRGQEYFWINDMDNVVVMHSVKPALDGKDLTDLKDANGVRIFPAFVKTVKANGAGFVGYLWPKPGQEEPVDKLSYVKGFAPWGWVIGTGVYTDDLQAILWNNTRTALLIGAIIMLIGLAVAWYTLRSILKPMGSLKRAMLRLANNEPINEVPAEDRQDELGEMAQAVKTFRDMNAERKQLAEQQQLDQTGQAERQAQIDSLIENFRTESRRELQVVTQQMDRLRSTASSLTQLSQSTAERSDQALSAASLASSNVQTVAAASEEFVASIGEIGRQVEQATSAVNDAMVTTGAANERVGSLDAAAQQIGDVVSLIRDIAEQTNLLALNATIEAARAGEMGKGFAVVAAEVKELANQTSKATEQISQQISTIQNETHEAVQSIEIIGTTIEKVNVFTASISEAVEQQNLATNEIAASIQEASQGTSAVSQDIEVVSGAATQTRSAVDEVNSVSADVNECAEGLTRTVDRFLDKVASA, from the coding sequence ATGGTTTTCACGCTCAATCAGAATGCAGCGACGAACCTGTCGGATCAGAAAGCAGCGGAATTGAAAAGTCTGGTTGATGTGGCTGTCCATATCGCCCAGTCCAAATATGACGCCTTCAAGGCGGGTGAGATAAGCGAGCTGGAGGCCAAGGAAGCCACCAAGTCCGCCGTCAAGGCCATGCGCTATCGGGGGCAGGAATATTTCTGGATCAACGATATGGACAATGTCGTTGTGATGCATTCGGTCAAACCCGCGCTCGATGGCAAGGATCTGACCGACCTGAAAGATGCCAATGGTGTTCGGATTTTCCCGGCCTTTGTCAAAACAGTCAAGGCAAATGGCGCTGGCTTTGTCGGCTATCTTTGGCCCAAACCGGGGCAGGAAGAGCCTGTCGACAAGCTCTCCTACGTCAAGGGCTTTGCGCCCTGGGGCTGGGTTATCGGCACGGGCGTCTATACGGATGATCTGCAGGCCATCCTGTGGAACAATACGCGGACGGCTCTTTTGATCGGTGCAATCATCATGCTGATTGGTCTGGCGGTCGCCTGGTACACGCTGCGCTCGATCCTCAAGCCCATGGGGTCGTTGAAGCGCGCAATGTTGCGTCTGGCCAATAATGAACCAATCAATGAAGTTCCCGCCGAAGATCGTCAGGATGAGCTTGGGGAAATGGCGCAGGCTGTGAAGACCTTCCGTGACATGAATGCTGAACGCAAACAGCTGGCGGAGCAGCAGCAGCTTGATCAAACCGGTCAGGCGGAACGGCAGGCTCAGATCGACAGTCTGATTGAGAATTTTCGCACCGAGTCCCGTCGCGAGCTGCAGGTGGTCACCCAGCAGATGGATCGTCTGCGCAGCACGGCCAGCAGTCTGACCCAGCTGTCGCAATCGACCGCAGAACGGTCGGATCAGGCGCTGAGCGCGGCGTCTCTGGCATCTTCCAATGTTCAGACCGTGGCGGCTGCCAGTGAGGAATTCGTGGCCTCGATTGGTGAAATCGGCCGTCAGGTCGAGCAGGCAACCAGCGCCGTCAATGATGCCATGGTGACCACGGGCGCTGCCAATGAACGTGTCGGCAGTCTGGATGCCGCCGCACAACAGATCGGCGATGTGGTCAGCCTGATCCGGGACATCGCTGAACAGACCAACCTGCTGGCATTGAACGCCACGATTGAAGCGGCACGGGCCGGTGAAATGGGCAAGGGCTTTGCTGTCGTTGCCGCCGAAGTGAAGGAACTGGCCAACCAGACCTCCAAGGCGACCGAGCAGATCAGCCAGCAGATCTCGACCATTCAGAACGAGACCCATGAAGCGGTTCAGTCGATCGAAATCATCGGCACCACCATCGAGAAGGTGAATGTCTTTACCGCTTCCATTTCGGAAGCCGTGGAGCAGCAGAATCTGGCGACCAACGAAATCGCGGCGTCAATTCAGGAGGCCTCGCAAGGCACCTCCGCCGTTAGCCAAGACATTGAGGTCGTGTCCGGTGCCGCGACCCAGACACGCAGTGCGGTCGATGAAGTCAACTCTGTTTCTGCGGACGTCAATGAATGTGCCGAAGGGCTGACCAGGACCGTCGACCGGTTCCTTGATAAGGTGGCCAGCGCATAA
- a CDS encoding aspartate-semialdehyde dehydrogenase, with protein sequence MGYKVAVVGATGNVGREMLDILSERGFPADEVVALASSRSKGKEVSFGDKILKCQVLDHYDFSDTDFCLMSAGGSLSKEWSPKIAAQGCIVIDNSSQWRYDERIPLIVPEVNAHVLESWIADEKRINIIANPNCSTAQLLVALKPLHDKATIKRAVVATYQSVSGAGKEAMDELFTQTRAVFVSDPIEPKKFTKRMAFNVIPHIDVFMDDGSTKEEWKVVAETKKMLDPNIKVTCTAVRVPVFVSHAEAVNLEFEQPLSADEARDILREAPGCLVIDKREDGGYITPVEAAGEDATYISRIREDSTVENGLNIWVVSDNLRKGAALNTVQIAETLVNKGLVKPRG encoded by the coding sequence ATGGGTTATAAAGTTGCAGTCGTAGGCGCCACGGGCAATGTTGGTCGTGAGATGCTCGACATTCTCTCCGAGCGCGGGTTCCCGGCGGATGAAGTGGTCGCGCTGGCGTCCAGCCGTTCCAAGGGCAAGGAAGTGTCCTTCGGTGATAAAATCCTGAAATGTCAGGTGCTCGATCATTATGATTTTTCCGACACCGATTTCTGTTTGATGTCGGCTGGCGGTTCGCTGTCCAAAGAATGGTCGCCAAAGATCGCCGCACAGGGCTGCATCGTCATCGATAACAGCTCCCAGTGGCGCTATGACGAGCGCATTCCGCTGATCGTGCCGGAAGTCAACGCCCATGTTCTGGAAAGCTGGATTGCCGACGAGAAGCGCATCAATATCATCGCCAACCCGAACTGTTCCACCGCCCAGTTGCTGGTCGCCCTCAAGCCCCTGCATGACAAGGCCACCATCAAGCGTGCGGTTGTTGCCACCTACCAGTCCGTTTCCGGCGCTGGCAAGGAAGCCATGGACGAGCTGTTCACCCAGACCCGTGCGGTCTTCGTGTCCGATCCGATCGAGCCAAAAAAATTCACCAAGCGGATGGCCTTCAATGTGATCCCGCATATTGACGTCTTCATGGATGACGGTTCCACCAAGGAAGAGTGGAAGGTTGTTGCCGAAACCAAGAAGATGCTTGATCCGAATATCAAGGTCACCTGCACCGCTGTGCGCGTGCCGGTTTTCGTGTCCCACGCCGAAGCCGTCAATCTGGAATTCGAACAGCCGCTTTCGGCTGATGAAGCCCGCGATATTCTGCGTGAGGCTCCAGGCTGTCTGGTCATCGACAAGCGCGAAGATGGCGGCTACATCACTCCGGTCGAAGCGGCTGGTGAAGATGCGACCTACATCTCCCGTATCCGTGAGGATTCCACAGTTGAGAATGGCCTGAATATCTGGGTTGTTTCGGACAATCTGCGCAAGGGCGCTGCGCTGAACACGGTGCAGATCGCCGAGACGCTGGTCAACAAAGGGCTCGTGAAGCCACGCGGTTGA
- a CDS encoding methyl-accepting chemotaxis protein, with protein MSKKIPAMVLGSVLLSTILLGFLAFTFTSDIVGSIVATNLKTMATERRNHVQDRLNEIDRTLLLTANSPQTRQALAAFSAAWQELGDASEDQLQSAYVANNPHAQKLRLDKAETGTAYDAVHGTYHPWYRDLLTHHELHDVFLFDGKGNLLYTVYKESDFGTNLLTGRWKDTDLAKAYRKAVASGKGQISFFDFAPFAPSGGAPASFLSTPVYGTDGTVAGVLAFQLPNVADEILKDHEALGKIGEFIVVGEDLLMRNNSPFVDGDSFLKTKIDAEAIRKAVGGDEAMEIIHGYRAMDMKLFAVPLKFHGVSWVVAALVSVEEFSKPVVAMRDAILLAVLGLVVVLGLLGFYLARGITKPMNALLVDMKILARDNPDVKLEAMDRSDEIGDMTRALSVFRDNTLKRRELEVSQATERQREERRQNHISTIVEGFRATISDVIATMRNGNNTMVSSADSLRHAAQSANQKASDASSATRNATGNVQTVASAAEELSGSIREIAHQSGRTYEVVGKLRSTADQAESEVTGLARTVEQVGAVVEMIRAIAEQTNLLALNATIEAARAGEAGKGFAVVAAEVKELSTQTAKATEEIAKQIDTIQVSTKDAVNAIGLMAGAVGEINEMSASIAASSEEQDAATQEISKSIALASEGSAQVAVNVEGVSEAIEETSKQAEQVRTVSESLTQTAQSLSESVEGFLSDVSRDVEERRKALRMAVNDSVTLVLDGQNHACIMVNRTNQGCSLVDIPSHLTEGALVTVRSEDGQEDRYRTVWVKGNQAGFSSEMAQMESPLRKAG; from the coding sequence TTGAGCAAAAAAATACCGGCGATGGTGCTGGGCAGTGTTCTGCTGTCGACCATTTTGCTGGGGTTTCTCGCCTTTACCTTCACCAGTGATATTGTCGGTTCGATTGTCGCCACGAATTTGAAGACGATGGCGACTGAGCGGCGCAATCATGTGCAGGATCGTTTGAACGAGATCGACCGGACCTTGCTGCTGACGGCCAATAGTCCGCAGACCCGTCAGGCGCTTGCCGCCTTTTCTGCCGCTTGGCAAGAATTGGGCGACGCATCTGAGGATCAGCTGCAGTCAGCGTATGTTGCCAACAATCCCCATGCGCAGAAGCTCCGGCTCGACAAGGCGGAGACGGGCACAGCCTATGACGCGGTTCATGGCACCTATCATCCCTGGTATCGCGATCTGCTGACACACCATGAGCTTCATGATGTGTTCCTGTTCGATGGGAAGGGCAATCTGCTCTACACGGTCTACAAGGAGTCGGATTTTGGTACCAACCTGCTGACAGGGCGCTGGAAGGATACCGATTTGGCCAAGGCCTATCGCAAGGCAGTTGCGTCCGGCAAAGGGCAGATTTCCTTTTTCGATTTTGCCCCCTTCGCCCCCAGCGGCGGAGCGCCAGCCAGTTTTCTGTCAACGCCGGTATACGGCACGGACGGCACGGTGGCCGGGGTTCTGGCTTTCCAGTTGCCCAACGTGGCCGACGAGATTCTCAAGGATCATGAGGCCTTGGGAAAAATAGGAGAGTTTATCGTGGTCGGCGAAGATCTGCTGATGCGCAACAACTCTCCCTTCGTTGACGGCGATAGTTTCCTCAAGACCAAAATTGACGCCGAGGCAATCCGCAAGGCTGTGGGGGGCGATGAAGCGATGGAAATCATTCACGGCTATCGCGCCATGGATATGAAGCTGTTTGCAGTGCCGCTGAAATTCCATGGGGTGAGTTGGGTCGTGGCCGCCTTGGTCAGCGTCGAGGAATTTTCCAAGCCTGTGGTTGCCATGCGCGATGCGATTTTGCTGGCGGTTCTGGGGCTGGTGGTCGTGCTCGGTCTGCTCGGATTCTATTTGGCACGCGGCATCACCAAGCCAATGAATGCCCTGCTGGTGGATATGAAGATCCTTGCACGGGACAACCCGGATGTGAAACTGGAAGCCATGGATCGCAGCGACGAGATCGGTGACATGACCCGCGCCTTGTCGGTCTTCAGGGACAATACCCTGAAACGCCGGGAGCTGGAGGTGTCGCAGGCGACCGAGCGCCAGAGAGAAGAAAGACGGCAAAACCATATCAGCACCATTGTCGAGGGCTTCCGCGCCACCATATCCGATGTGATCGCAACGATGCGGAATGGCAACAATACCATGGTCAGTTCGGCAGATAGCCTCAGGCACGCGGCCCAATCGGCCAATCAGAAAGCATCTGACGCCTCGAGCGCGACCCGCAATGCCACGGGCAATGTGCAGACGGTGGCCAGTGCTGCAGAGGAATTGTCTGGCTCTATCCGCGAAATCGCCCATCAGTCGGGACGCACCTATGAAGTGGTCGGCAAGTTGCGCAGCACCGCGGATCAAGCAGAAAGCGAAGTGACCGGGCTGGCCAGAACGGTTGAGCAAGTGGGCGCAGTGGTTGAGATGATCCGGGCCATTGCAGAGCAGACCAATTTGTTGGCGCTCAATGCCACCATCGAAGCGGCCCGTGCGGGTGAGGCCGGCAAGGGATTTGCTGTCGTGGCCGCCGAGGTCAAGGAGCTCTCTACACAGACCGCGAAGGCGACGGAAGAGATTGCCAAGCAAATCGACACCATTCAGGTTTCAACCAAGGATGCGGTGAATGCGATTGGCCTGATGGCGGGCGCCGTTGGCGAAATCAATGAAATGTCCGCTTCGATCGCGGCCTCTTCCGAGGAGCAGGATGCGGCGACCCAGGAAATTTCCAAGAGTATTGCCCTTGCCTCTGAAGGCAGCGCGCAGGTGGCTGTTAATGTGGAAGGAGTTAGCGAGGCCATCGAAGAGACCAGCAAGCAGGCCGAGCAAGTGCGCACTGTGTCGGAAAGTCTGACCCAGACGGCCCAGAGTCTGTCCGAGTCGGTCGAGGGCTTTCTGAGTGACGTGTCGCGGGATGTTGAGGAGCGGCGCAAAGCCCTGCGGATGGCCGTCAATGACTCGGTAACGCTGGTGCTTGATGGCCAGAACCATGCGTGCATCATGGTCAACCGCACCAATCAGGGCTGTAGTCTGGTCGATATTCCAAGCCATTTAACCGAAGGCGCCTTGGTGACGGTTCGAAGTGAGGATGGGCAGGAAGACCGGTATCGCACCGTTTGGGTCAAGGGCAATCAGGCGGGTTTCAGCAGCGAAATGGCGCAAATGGAGAGCCCATTGCGCAAAGCGGGATAA
- a CDS encoding carbonic anhydrase, producing the protein MAQLPERLLEGYAAFKSGKFKSDSQRYEELHDEGQKPDIMLIGCCDSRATPSDIFNAGPGEMFVVRNVANIVPAQNEQMEGLHGTAAALEFAVNALKVKHIVIMGHGRCGGVAAYISEDMEPLSEGNYIGQWAAQLAPADKPERLAGLNRPDLDHQGLLERSSIMKSIENLMSYGFVREAVVLGTLDLHGAWFDIRQGRLEYYDRDDRSFKTVEEA; encoded by the coding sequence ATGGCCCAACTACCAGAAAGACTGCTCGAAGGCTATGCCGCCTTCAAGAGTGGAAAATTCAAAAGCGACAGCCAGCGTTACGAGGAACTGCATGACGAGGGGCAGAAGCCGGACATCATGCTGATCGGCTGTTGCGACAGCCGTGCCACCCCTTCGGACATCTTCAATGCCGGACCTGGTGAAATGTTCGTCGTGCGCAACGTTGCCAATATCGTTCCCGCCCAGAATGAACAGATGGAAGGCTTGCATGGCACCGCAGCCGCGCTGGAATTTGCCGTCAATGCCCTCAAAGTCAAGCATATTGTCATTATGGGCCATGGCCGTTGCGGTGGTGTCGCGGCCTATATTTCCGAAGATATGGAGCCTTTGTCCGAGGGCAATTATATCGGCCAGTGGGCGGCCCAATTGGCACCGGCCGACAAGCCCGAGCGCCTTGCCGGCCTCAACCGCCCCGACCTCGATCATCAGGGCCTGCTGGAGCGCAGCTCGATCATGAAGTCGATTGAAAATCTGATGAGCTATGGTTTCGTTCGCGAAGCCGTGGTCCTTGGAACACTCGATCTGCATGGCGCCTGGTTCGACATCCGCCAAGGCCGCCTCGAATATTATGACCGTGACGACCGCTCCTTCAAGACGGTGGAAGAAGCCTGA
- a CDS encoding threonine/serine dehydratase, protein MTAFPSTDDIRHAHDLIASHIRKTPVFAIDGTELGLAGSVSLKLELLQHSGTFKPRGAFYNLLSRDVPEAGVAAASGGNHGAAVAYAARKLGIKARIFVPDIASPAKIARIRSYGAEIVVKGERYADALELCSAYQTETGAIGLHAYDGFHTICGQGTLGLELEQQMGPDLPDTLLVAVGGGGLISGIASWFDKRVKVIGVEPNAASALAQALKAGGPVDVPVSGVAADSLGAKRTGDMVYQVTRDKIDHVLCLEDEAILEAQKTLWTRHHLATEAGGATAFAALLSGAYKPETNERVGVVLCGSNVDLDKLATLTSQE, encoded by the coding sequence ATGACGGCTTTTCCCTCGACCGATGACATTCGCCATGCCCACGACCTGATCGCTTCCCACATCCGCAAGACACCGGTCTTTGCCATCGATGGAACCGAGCTTGGTCTTGCCGGGTCGGTCAGCCTAAAGCTCGAATTGTTGCAACATTCCGGCACCTTCAAGCCGCGCGGTGCCTTCTACAATCTGCTGAGCCGCGATGTGCCCGAGGCGGGTGTCGCCGCAGCCTCAGGCGGCAATCACGGCGCCGCTGTTGCCTATGCAGCCCGTAAGCTCGGCATCAAGGCGCGGATCTTCGTCCCCGACATTGCCAGCCCTGCCAAGATTGCCCGCATCCGCTCCTATGGTGCGGAGATTGTCGTCAAAGGCGAGCGCTATGCCGATGCTCTGGAGCTGTGCAGCGCCTATCAGACCGAGACAGGCGCCATCGGACTGCATGCCTATGACGGCTTTCATACCATTTGCGGACAGGGCACGCTGGGCCTCGAACTGGAGCAACAAATGGGGCCGGATCTGCCCGACACCCTGCTGGTGGCCGTTGGCGGCGGCGGTCTGATTTCCGGCATTGCCAGTTGGTTTGACAAGCGCGTCAAGGTGATTGGCGTTGAGCCGAACGCGGCTTCTGCCCTTGCACAAGCGCTCAAGGCAGGTGGCCCGGTCGATGTACCGGTTTCCGGCGTGGCCGCCGACAGCCTTGGTGCCAAACGCACCGGCGACATGGTCTATCAGGTGACCAGAGACAAGATCGATCATGTTTTGTGCCTTGAAGATGAGGCCATTCTCGAGGCTCAGAAAACCCTCTGGACCCGCCACCATCTGGCCACCGAAGCCGGAGGCGCCACAGCCTTTGCCGCGCTTCTGTCCGGTGCCTACAAACCGGAAACAAACGAACGGGTCGGCGTGGTGCTGTGCGGCTCGAATGTCGATCTCGACAAGCTGGCCACTCTGACCAGCCAAGAGTGA
- the pdxY gene encoding pyridoxal kinase, translated as MTGTSTQPRGPMAGQTQPDAKPVLVISSHVMAGAVGNRAASFALERLGFPVWEVPTVILPWHPGHGPSTRNTIDANLFAHSLEDLERHPDFANLGALLSGYMGSVAQVEAVARLVDGLKANNPDSLYVCDPVMGEENGLYIAEEIATAIRDLLIPRADIITPNRFEFNWLTGKEARNNADLINNANQLGCPTTLITSAFPMMRNAIANLLIEAPKPLEETAQDATTQAPEPARSDIAIMAEHPIIPNPPNGTGDMVAALFLAYRLSGQSGEQALKRAASGILEVVSRSVRSGYADLEVARFGDRFTHPMAMVHMRMVNAAPRRTVLRPN; from the coding sequence ATGACAGGCACCAGCACGCAACCAAGAGGCCCGATGGCAGGCCAGACCCAACCGGACGCAAAGCCGGTGCTCGTCATCTCCTCCCACGTCATGGCTGGTGCAGTTGGCAACCGTGCTGCCTCCTTCGCCCTTGAGCGGTTGGGCTTCCCGGTCTGGGAAGTTCCGACCGTCATTCTGCCATGGCATCCCGGTCATGGTCCCTCAACCCGCAACACCATCGACGCCAACCTCTTTGCCCACAGCCTCGAGGATCTCGAACGCCATCCCGATTTTGCCAATCTAGGGGCACTGTTGAGCGGTTATATGGGCTCGGTCGCTCAGGTCGAGGCAGTCGCCAGACTTGTCGATGGGCTGAAGGCAAACAACCCGGACAGTCTCTATGTCTGCGATCCGGTGATGGGGGAGGAAAATGGCCTCTATATTGCCGAAGAGATTGCCACCGCCATTCGCGACCTGTTGATCCCGCGAGCCGACATCATCACCCCCAACCGGTTCGAGTTTAACTGGCTGACTGGTAAGGAAGCCCGCAACAATGCCGATCTGATCAACAATGCCAATCAACTGGGCTGTCCGACCACCCTGATCACCAGTGCCTTCCCGATGATGCGCAACGCCATCGCCAATCTGCTGATCGAAGCCCCCAAGCCGCTTGAAGAAACCGCGCAGGACGCGACCACTCAGGCACCGGAACCGGCCCGCTCTGACATTGCCATAATGGCCGAACATCCGATCATTCCGAACCCGCCCAACGGCACCGGCGATATGGTCGCCGCATTGTTTCTCGCCTACCGCCTGTCGGGCCAATCCGGCGAGCAGGCATTGAAGCGGGCGGCCAGCGGCATCCTCGAGGTCGTCTCTCGTTCGGTGCGCTCCGGCTATGCCGATCTGGAAGTTGCCCGCTTTGGCGACCGTTTCACTCATCCGATGGCGATGGTCCATATGCGCATGGTCAATGCCGCCCCCCGCCGGACGGTCTTGCGGCCCAATTGA
- a CDS encoding NAD(P)/FAD-dependent oxidoreductase → MKQADLVIIGGAIMGACLAYFLKKDLGFEGSVIVVEKDPTYANSSTTLSAASIRQQFSTPENIQLSLFGRRFIGELQDRFGPQADIGFCEDGYLILATEAGLPILQSNHAIQMANGADNILLDPAAMKARFPWLNTDDLAAGCYGQSGEGWFDAHMLLDLVRKGAIAAGVHFIKGEVVGLEKTGNRVSTVTLASGERIACGAVANCAGPQAGKVAAMLGIPLPIEARKRTIFVIDNPKPHPGMPLMVDPSGVYVRPEGNVYISGVGPGAEIDTAVEHDDLDPHYDLFEEVIWPTLYERMPGFDAIKMVNAWAGHYEYCTLDQNAVIGAHPEIENFYFNAGYSGHGLQHAPGAGFAVGELFLHGEYRSLDLSIFGYERVLANKPVREMNII, encoded by the coding sequence ATGAAACAAGCAGATCTCGTCATCATCGGCGGAGCGATCATGGGTGCTTGCCTTGCCTATTTCCTCAAAAAGGATCTCGGCTTTGAAGGCTCGGTCATTGTGGTTGAAAAAGACCCCACCTATGCCAACTCCTCAACCACCTTGTCGGCGGCCTCGATCCGCCAACAATTCTCGACACCGGAAAATATCCAGCTGTCCCTGTTCGGTCGCCGCTTCATCGGTGAGTTGCAGGACCGCTTTGGCCCACAGGCCGATATCGGCTTTTGCGAAGACGGCTATCTGATTCTGGCAACCGAAGCAGGCCTTCCCATCCTGCAATCCAATCACGCGATCCAGATGGCCAATGGTGCGGACAATATTCTGCTCGACCCAGCTGCCATGAAAGCCCGCTTCCCCTGGCTCAATACAGACGATCTGGCCGCAGGCTGCTACGGTCAGTCCGGTGAGGGCTGGTTCGATGCCCATATGCTGCTTGATCTGGTCCGCAAAGGAGCCATTGCAGCGGGTGTCCATTTCATCAAGGGCGAAGTGGTCGGCCTTGAGAAGACCGGCAACCGCGTCAGTACCGTCACGCTGGCCTCGGGCGAACGCATCGCCTGCGGGGCGGTTGCCAATTGCGCAGGCCCACAAGCAGGAAAAGTTGCCGCCATGCTCGGCATCCCCCTGCCGATCGAAGCCCGCAAGCGGACCATCTTTGTCATCGACAATCCCAAGCCCCATCCGGGCATGCCCTTGATGGTGGACCCGTCCGGTGTCTATGTCCGACCCGAAGGCAACGTCTATATTTCGGGCGTCGGCCCCGGCGCAGAAATCGACACTGCCGTTGAACATGATGATCTCGATCCCCATTATGATTTGTTCGAGGAGGTCATCTGGCCAACCCTTTATGAGCGCATGCCGGGCTTTGATGCCATCAAGATGGTCAATGCATGGGCCGGGCATTATGAATATTGTACCCTCGACCAGAATGCAGTGATCGGCGCCCATCCGGAGATCGAGAATTTCTACTTCAATGCTGGCTATTCAGGTCACGGCCTGCAGCATGCCCCCGGTGCGGGGTTTGCCGTTGGAGAACTGTTTCTGCATGGCGAATATCGCTCGCTTGACCTCTCCATTTTCGGCTATGAAAGGGTTCTGGCTAACAAGCCGGTCAGGGAAATGAACATCATCTGA
- a CDS encoding HpcH/HpaI aldolase/citrate lyase family protein, translating into MSFRPRRTALYMPGSNARALEKARNLNVDVLLLDLEDSVALDQKEMARDQVVEAVKAGGFGHREVVIRINGMNTPWGEADLLAAASAKPDAIAVPKVDCAEDVYVVGRKLNDAGVDQAVRIWAMMETPGAMIRAAEIAGAVQEYHGRRLSCFVLGTNDLSKETRTAMVPGRAPMMPWLMQCLAAARMSDLTILDGVFNQFNDAEGFVAECEQGAQMGMDGKTIIHPKQIEDCNRIFSPSAEEIASCRTIIDAFDAPENQSKNVMTINGKMVERLHAEMARRVVEIADAIAKRDEQKS; encoded by the coding sequence ATGTCTTTCAGACCACGTCGTACCGCCCTTTACATGCCCGGCTCGAACGCCAGGGCGCTTGAAAAAGCCCGCAACCTGAATGTCGATGTGCTGCTGCTCGATCTGGAAGATTCGGTCGCTCTTGACCAAAAAGAGATGGCGCGCGATCAGGTGGTCGAGGCCGTCAAGGCCGGCGGCTTCGGGCATCGTGAAGTGGTGATCCGGATCAATGGCATGAATACCCCATGGGGGGAGGCGGATCTGTTGGCCGCCGCAAGCGCCAAGCCGGACGCGATTGCGGTGCCGAAGGTGGATTGTGCCGAAGATGTCTATGTGGTTGGCCGCAAGCTCAATGATGCTGGCGTCGATCAGGCTGTGCGCATCTGGGCGATGATGGAAACCCCCGGTGCGATGATCCGGGCGGCGGAAATCGCCGGGGCGGTGCAGGAATATCATGGACGCCGTCTTTCCTGTTTTGTGTTGGGAACCAATGACTTGTCGAAAGAAACCCGCACCGCTATGGTGCCGGGCCGGGCGCCGATGATGCCGTGGCTGATGCAATGTCTGGCTGCTGCCCGGATGTCGGATCTGACCATCCTTGACGGGGTGTTCAACCAGTTCAATGATGCGGAAGGTTTCGTAGCCGAGTGTGAACAGGGCGCCCAGATGGGTATGGATGGCAAGACGATTATCCATCCCAAACAGATCGAGGATTGCAATCGAATCTTCTCGCCAAGCGCGGAGGAAATCGCCTCCTGCCGGACCATTATCGACGCGTTTGATGCTCCGGAAAATCAGTCGAAGAATGTGATGACCATCAATGGCAAAATGGTCGAACGTCTGCATGCGGAAATGGCCCGCCGGGTCGTCGAAATTGCCGATGCCATTGCCAAGCGGGATGAGCAGAAGTCATGA
- a CDS encoding DUF1737 domain-containing protein: MSERQKVYRFLTAIDDAGFCHKVTEALSQGWELYGSPSYAYDAKEGIMKCGQAVVKEVEPFDYSREVKLGAL; encoded by the coding sequence ATGAGTGAAAGACAAAAAGTCTATCGGTTTCTCACAGCCATCGATGATGCAGGCTTTTGCCACAAGGTGACGGAAGCCCTGTCTCAAGGGTGGGAGCTCTATGGCTCGCCCAGCTATGCCTATGATGCCAAGGAAGGCATCATGAAATGCGGGCAAGCGGTGGTCAAAGAGGTCGAGCCGTTCGACTATAGCCGCGAGGTGAAATTAGGGGCGCTTTGA